A genomic stretch from Pseudomonas sp. MUP55 includes:
- the azu gene encoding azurin, whose protein sequence is MFAKLVAVSLLTLASGQLLAAECKVTVDSTDQMSFNTKEITIDKSCKQFTVELTHSGNLPKNVMGHNWVLTSAANMQPVATDGMAAGIDKEYLKAGDDRIIAHTKIIGAGEKDSVTFDVSKLTAGTDYAFFCSFPGHISMMKGTVVVK, encoded by the coding sequence ATGTTCGCCAAACTCGTTGCTGTTTCCCTGCTGACTCTGGCTAGCGGCCAGTTGCTTGCTGCAGAGTGCAAGGTCACTGTCGACTCCACCGACCAGATGTCGTTCAACACCAAAGAAATCACCATCGACAAGAGCTGCAAGCAGTTCACCGTCGAGCTGACCCATTCCGGCAACCTGCCGAAAAACGTCATGGGCCATAACTGGGTGCTGACCAGCGCCGCCAACATGCAGCCGGTGGCTACCGACGGCATGGCCGCCGGTATTGACAAGGAATACCTCAAGGCGGGCGACGACCGCATCATCGCTCACACCAAAATCATTGGTGCCGGCGAGAAAGATTCGGTGACTTTCGATGTGTCCAAGCTGACTGCGGGTACGGACTACGCGTTTTTCTGCTCGTTCCCGGGCCACATTTCGATGATGAAAGGCACTGTGGTCGTTAAATAA
- the nadE gene encoding ammonia-dependent NAD(+) synthetase: MQAVQREIAQQLKVQAPFKDQAALEAEVARRVAFIQNCLRNSGLKSLVLGISGGVDSLTAGLLAQRAVQELRASSGDEAYRFIAVRLPYETQFDEHEAQASVDFIEPDERHTVNIGPAVKALANEVAAFEGKPAASRDFVLGNTKARMRMVAQYTIAGAAGGLVIGTDHAAEAVMGFFTKFGDGACDLAPLSGLVKNQVRAIARHFGAPESLVEKVPTADLEDLSPGKPDEASHGVTYAEIDAFLHGEPVREEAFRIICETYRKTEHKRVMPFAP, from the coding sequence ATGCAAGCCGTACAGCGTGAGATTGCGCAGCAGCTCAAGGTGCAAGCGCCGTTCAAAGACCAGGCCGCGCTTGAAGCAGAAGTCGCCAGGCGCGTGGCCTTTATCCAGAACTGCCTGCGCAATTCCGGGCTCAAGTCGCTGGTACTGGGCATCAGCGGCGGTGTCGACTCCCTCACCGCAGGCCTTTTGGCCCAGCGCGCGGTGCAGGAACTGCGCGCCAGCAGTGGCGATGAAGCCTATCGCTTTATCGCCGTGCGCCTGCCCTACGAAACCCAGTTCGATGAACACGAAGCCCAGGCGTCGGTGGACTTCATCGAGCCGGACGAGCGTCACACCGTCAACATCGGCCCGGCGGTCAAAGCCCTGGCCAATGAAGTGGCGGCCTTCGAGGGCAAGCCGGCGGCCTCCCGCGACTTCGTACTGGGCAACACCAAGGCGCGCATGCGCATGGTCGCGCAGTACACCATCGCGGGCGCAGCCGGTGGGCTGGTGATCGGAACCGACCATGCGGCGGAAGCGGTGATGGGCTTTTTCACCAAGTTTGGCGATGGTGCCTGCGACCTGGCACCGCTGAGCGGGCTGGTAAAAAACCAGGTGCGTGCGATTGCGCGGCATTTCGGCGCGCCGGAGTCGCTGGTGGAAAAAGTCCCGACCGCCGACCTGGAAGACCTGTCGCCGGGCAAGCCGGACGAAGCGTCACATGGCGTGACCTATGCCGAGATCGATGCGTTCCTGCACGGTGAACCCGTGCGTGAGGAAGCGTTCAGGATTATCTGCGAGACCTATCGCAAGACGGAGCACAAGCGGGTCATGCCGTTTGCGCCTTGA
- the pncB gene encoding nicotinate phosphoribosyltransferase, translated as MSESVFADRIVQNLLDTDFYKLTMMQAVLHNYPNVEVEWEFRCRNSEDLRPYLAEIRYQIERLAELSLSPDQLGFLERISFMKPDFLRFLGLFRFNLRYVQTGIENGELFIRLRGPWLHVILFEVPMLAIVSEVRNRYRYQTVILEQAREQLYRKFDWLTANASSDELSELQVADFGTRRRFSYRVQEEVVSVLKHDFPGRFVGTSNVHLAREFDMKPLGTMAHEWIMAHQQLGPRLIDSQIAALDCWVREYRGLLGIALTDCITTDAFLGDFDLYFAKLFDGLRHDSGDPVQWAEKAIAHYHKLGIEPMSKTLVFSDSLTLPKALEIFRALRGRINVSFGIGTNLTCDIPGVEPMSIVLKMTACNGQPVAKISDEAGKTHCTDPNFVAYLRHVFKVPALSSKE; from the coding sequence ATGAGCGAGAGTGTGTTTGCCGATCGCATCGTGCAGAACCTGCTCGACACCGACTTCTACAAGCTGACCATGATGCAGGCGGTGCTGCACAACTACCCGAACGTGGAAGTTGAATGGGAGTTTCGTTGCCGTAACAGCGAAGACCTGCGCCCTTATCTGGCAGAGATCCGCTACCAGATCGAGCGTCTCGCCGAGTTGAGCCTGAGCCCGGATCAATTGGGTTTTCTGGAACGCATCAGCTTCATGAAGCCGGACTTCCTGCGTTTTCTGGGACTGTTCCGCTTCAACCTGCGCTATGTGCAAACCGGTATCGAAAATGGCGAGCTGTTCATCCGCCTGCGCGGCCCGTGGCTGCACGTGATCCTGTTTGAAGTGCCGATGCTGGCCATCGTCAGCGAAGTGCGCAACCGCTACCGCTACCAGACCGTGATCCTGGAACAGGCCCGCGAACAGCTGTACCGCAAGTTCGACTGGCTGACGGCCAATGCCAGCAGCGACGAACTGTCGGAGCTGCAAGTGGCCGACTTCGGCACGCGGCGGCGCTTCTCGTACCGGGTGCAGGAAGAAGTGGTCAGCGTGCTCAAGCACGACTTCCCCGGGCGTTTTGTCGGCACCAGCAACGTGCACCTGGCCCGCGAATTCGACATGAAGCCGCTGGGCACCATGGCCCATGAATGGATCATGGCCCACCAGCAACTCGGCCCGCGCCTGATCGACAGCCAGATCGCCGCCCTCGATTGCTGGGTACGCGAGTACCGTGGCCTGCTGGGCATCGCCTTGACCGACTGCATCACCACCGATGCGTTCCTCGGCGACTTCGATCTGTACTTCGCCAAGCTGTTCGATGGCCTGCGCCACGACTCCGGCGACCCGGTGCAGTGGGCGGAAAAAGCCATCGCCCATTACCACAAGCTGGGCATCGAACCGATGAGCAAGACCCTGGTGTTCTCCGACAGCCTGACGCTGCCCAAGGCCCTGGAGATTTTCCGCGCGCTGCGTGGCCGCATCAATGTGAGCTTTGGCATCGGCACCAACCTGACCTGTGATATTCCAGGGGTGGAACCGATGAGCATCGTGCTTAAAATGACCGCCTGCAATGGCCAGCCCGTCGCCAAGATCTCCGACGAAGCGGGCAAGACCCACTGCACCGACCCGAATTTCGTCGCCTATTTGCGTCACGTTTTCAAAGTACCTGCCCTATCCAGCAAGGAGTGA
- a CDS encoding LysR family transcriptional regulator — translation MLNKRHLPSITALQCFEAATRHLSFTRAAEELNLTQSAVSKQVAQLEELLQHLLFRRVRRRLQMTPAGDLYLVEVRKILTQVEMSTHYLRSYGGETEVLRVSTPYTFGARWLVPRLKGWRLRHPQIHLDLCNEQEPDELLQGKADLAFYFGQGSRPGTESLKLFSEELVPVCSPESLPAAPFTDPTQLSELVLLQNASRPQGWHDWFASQGLHTEHSYHGPRFDTFYMCIRAAQVGCGVALLPRFLVEEELADGKLVIPWQHAMPSQDAYYLAYPEHAAEVPKVREFVKWMMEQVV, via the coding sequence GTGCTGAACAAAAGACATTTGCCCTCGATCACTGCGCTGCAGTGTTTCGAAGCCGCCACCCGCCACCTGAGCTTCACCCGCGCCGCCGAGGAGCTGAACCTCACGCAAAGCGCGGTGAGCAAACAGGTGGCGCAGTTGGAAGAATTGCTGCAACACCTGCTGTTTCGCCGAGTGCGGCGCCGCTTGCAGATGACCCCGGCGGGCGATTTGTACCTGGTGGAAGTGCGCAAGATCCTCACTCAAGTGGAGATGTCCACCCATTACCTGCGCTCCTACGGCGGCGAAACCGAAGTACTGCGCGTGTCCACGCCCTACACCTTCGGCGCACGCTGGCTGGTGCCACGCCTCAAGGGCTGGCGTCTGCGCCACCCGCAGATCCATCTGGACCTGTGCAACGAGCAGGAACCGGATGAACTGCTGCAAGGCAAGGCCGACCTGGCGTTCTATTTCGGCCAGGGCTCGCGCCCCGGCACCGAGAGCCTGAAGTTGTTCAGCGAAGAGCTTGTACCGGTATGTTCGCCAGAGAGCCTGCCGGCCGCGCCGTTCACCGACCCCACCCAACTGAGCGAGCTGGTGCTGCTGCAAAACGCTTCGCGCCCCCAGGGCTGGCATGACTGGTTCGCCAGCCAGGGTTTGCACACCGAGCACAGTTACCATGGGCCGCGCTTTGACACCTTTTATATGTGCATCCGCGCGGCGCAGGTCGGCTGCGGCGTGGCGCTGCTGCCCAGGTTTCTGGTGGAAGAGGAACTGGCCGACGGCAAGCTGGTGATTCCCTGGCAGCATGCGATGCCGAGCCAGGATGCCTATTACCTGGCTTATCCGGAGCACGCGGCGGAAGTGCCGAAGGTGCGCGAATTTGTGAAGTGGATGATGGAGCAAGTCGTTTAG
- a CDS encoding aldehyde dehydrogenase family protein, translating into MVAALLDRLGVDPALYQAGTQPVHSPIDGSRIGSVHWEGAAEVEQQVSRAEHAFEAWRKVPAPRRGELVRQFGDVLRQYKADLGELVSWEAGKITQEGLGEVQEMIDICDFAVGLSRQLYGLTIASERPGHHMRETWHPLGVVGVISAFNFPVAVWAWNTTLALVCGNAVIWKPSEKTPLTALACQALFERVLKNFKDAPQYLSQLIIGGRDAGAALVDDPRVALISATGSTRMGREVAPKVAARFARSILELGGNNAMILGSSADLDMAVRAILFSAVGTAGQRCTTLRRLIAHESVKAEIVTRLKAAYAKVRIGHPLEGNLIGPLIDKHGFDNMQDALEQALSEGGKVFGGKRQLEDQFPNAYYVSPAIVEMPEQSDVVCTETFAPILYVIGYTDFAEALRLNNAVPQGLSSCIFTTDVREAEQFMSAVGSDCGIANVNIGPSGAEIGGAFGGEKETGGGRESGSDAWRGYMRRQTNTVNYSLELPLAQGITFD; encoded by the coding sequence ATGGTTGCCGCATTGCTTGACCGTCTCGGGGTAGACCCGGCGCTGTACCAGGCGGGCACACAGCCCGTGCATTCGCCGATCGATGGCAGCCGCATCGGCAGCGTGCACTGGGAAGGCGCCGCCGAGGTGGAGCAGCAGGTCAGTCGTGCCGAGCATGCATTCGAAGCCTGGCGCAAAGTGCCGGCCCCGCGTCGCGGCGAGCTGGTGCGCCAGTTCGGCGATGTGTTGCGCCAGTACAAGGCCGACCTGGGCGAGCTGGTCTCCTGGGAAGCCGGCAAGATCACCCAGGAAGGCCTTGGCGAAGTACAGGAAATGATCGACATCTGCGACTTCGCCGTCGGCTTGTCGCGCCAGCTCTACGGCTTGACCATCGCTTCCGAGCGCCCCGGTCACCATATGCGTGAAACCTGGCACCCGCTGGGTGTGGTCGGCGTGATCAGCGCGTTCAACTTCCCGGTCGCCGTGTGGGCGTGGAACACCACGCTGGCGCTGGTGTGCGGCAACGCGGTGATCTGGAAACCCTCGGAAAAGACCCCGCTCACCGCACTGGCCTGCCAGGCGTTGTTCGAGCGCGTGTTGAAGAATTTCAAGGACGCACCGCAGTACCTCAGCCAATTGATTATCGGCGGCCGCGACGCCGGCGCCGCGCTGGTGGATGACCCGCGCGTGGCGCTGATCAGCGCCACCGGCAGCACCCGCATGGGTCGCGAAGTGGCGCCGAAAGTCGCCGCACGCTTTGCCCGCAGCATCCTCGAACTGGGCGGCAACAACGCGATGATACTCGGCTCAAGCGCCGACCTGGACATGGCCGTGCGCGCCATTCTGTTCAGTGCGGTCGGCACCGCCGGCCAGCGTTGCACCACCCTGCGCCGACTGATCGCCCACGAATCGGTCAAGGCCGAAATCGTCACCCGCCTCAAGGCCGCCTACGCCAAGGTGCGCATCGGCCACCCGCTGGAAGGCAACCTGATCGGCCCGCTGATCGACAAGCATGGCTTCGACAACATGCAGGATGCCCTGGAGCAAGCATTGAGCGAAGGCGGCAAGGTGTTCGGCGGCAAGCGCCAGCTGGAAGACCAGTTCCCCAACGCTTACTACGTGTCGCCGGCGATTGTGGAAATGCCCGAGCAGAGCGACGTGGTGTGCACCGAAACCTTCGCGCCGATTCTGTATGTGATCGGCTACACCGACTTCGCCGAAGCCCTGCGCCTGAACAACGCAGTGCCACAAGGCTTGTCGTCGTGCATTTTCACCACTGACGTGCGCGAAGCCGAGCAGTTCATGTCGGCGGTGGGCAGCGACTGCGGCATTGCCAACGTCAACATCGGCCCGAGTGGGGCGGAAATTGGCGGTGCGTTTGGCGGCGAGAAAGAGACCGGCGGCGGGCGTGAGTCAGGCTCGGATGCATGGCGCGGGTATATGCGTCGCCAGACCAATACCGTGAACTACTCGCTGGAATTGCCATTGGCCCAAGGCATCACCTTCGACTGA
- a CDS encoding FAD-binding oxidoreductase, whose translation MALRETCLWEHLTPSRPDRAALKGEIKADVCVIGAGITGLSAAIHLLEQGKSVVVLEAHRTGHGGSGRNVGLVNAGLWIPPDEIEAGFGEAVGSQLNRMLGAAPALVFSLIDKYNIDCQLRREGTLHMAHNARGEADLRSREEQWKRRGAPVELLTGQACEHATGTSKIAAALLDRRAGTLNPMAYTSGLANAAVGLGGQLFDHSPVTQLERQGADWLVQTAQGAVRAAQVVIASNAYTEGEWTELRRNFFPGYYYQVASAPLTDDAAARILPGGQGSWDTRQVLSSIRRDAEGRLLLGSLGNGNQKPAWFLKAWADRVQQHYFPYLKSVQWEYTWTGCIAFTPDHLMRLFEPAPGLVSVTGYNGRGVTTGSVVGKAFADYLCHQNPQALPIPFAPMQPLAGAGLRSCLYEAGFSLYHAGQCLRIVI comes from the coding sequence ATGGCACTACGTGAAACATGTTTGTGGGAACACCTCACCCCCAGCCGTCCGGATCGCGCCGCACTTAAGGGCGAGATCAAGGCGGATGTGTGCGTGATCGGCGCCGGTATCACCGGTTTGTCGGCAGCCATTCACTTGCTCGAGCAGGGCAAAAGCGTCGTCGTGCTGGAGGCCCATCGCACCGGGCACGGCGGTTCGGGGCGCAACGTCGGGCTGGTCAACGCTGGCCTGTGGATCCCGCCGGACGAGATCGAAGCCGGTTTCGGCGAAGCGGTGGGCAGTCAGCTCAATCGCATGCTCGGCGCCGCCCCGGCGCTGGTCTTCAGCCTGATCGACAAATACAACATCGACTGCCAATTACGCCGCGAGGGCACCTTGCACATGGCGCACAACGCCCGCGGCGAGGCGGATTTGCGCAGTCGTGAAGAACAGTGGAAGCGCCGGGGCGCGCCGGTCGAGTTGCTGACCGGGCAAGCGTGCGAACACGCCACCGGCACCAGCAAAATTGCCGCCGCGTTGCTGGACCGACGCGCCGGCACCTTGAACCCCATGGCCTACACCAGCGGTCTGGCGAATGCGGCCGTCGGATTGGGCGGGCAGTTATTCGACCATTCCCCCGTCACCCAGCTTGAGCGCCAGGGCGCCGACTGGCTGGTGCAGACCGCCCAGGGCGCGGTGCGCGCCGCGCAGGTGGTGATCGCCTCCAATGCCTACACCGAAGGCGAATGGACCGAGCTGCGTCGTAACTTCTTCCCCGGTTATTACTACCAGGTCGCGTCGGCGCCGCTCACCGATGACGCCGCCGCGCGCATCCTGCCCGGCGGCCAGGGCTCATGGGACACGCGCCAGGTGCTGAGCAGCATTCGCCGGGACGCCGAGGGCCGCCTGTTGCTCGGCAGCCTGGGCAATGGCAACCAGAAACCGGCCTGGTTCCTCAAGGCGTGGGCCGATCGGGTGCAGCAGCACTACTTCCCGTACCTCAAATCGGTGCAGTGGGAATACACCTGGACCGGCTGCATCGCCTTTACGCCCGATCACCTGATGCGCTTGTTCGAGCCGGCGCCCGGGCTGGTGTCGGTCACCGGTTATAACGGACGCGGGGTCACCACCGGCAGCGTGGTCGGCAAGGCATTTGCCGACTATCTGTGTCACCAGAATCCCCAGGCGCTGCCGATCCCCTTTGCACCGATGCAGCCACTGGCGGGGGCCGGCTTGCGCAGTTGCCTGTATGAAGCAGGCTTTTCGCTGTATCACGCGGGCCAATGCCTGCGGATCGTGATCTGA
- a CDS encoding branched-chain amino acid ABC transporter substrate-binding protein, with translation MSQTFYKKGFLALAVAAALGVSTFVQADVKIGVAGPMTGANAAFGEQYMKGAQAAADEVNKAGGINGEKIVLVAGDDACEPKQAVAVANRLADQDKVIGVVGHFCSSNTIPASEVYDEAGIIAITPGSTNPQVTERGLGAMFRMCGRDDQQGIVAGDYIVDVLKGKKIAVINDKDTYGKGLADATAAQLTKRGVKPVLEEGLTRGEKDFSALVTKIRSLGADVVYFGGLHPEAGPLVRQIREAGLKDVKFMSDDGVVTDELVATAGGAQYVDGVYMTFGADPRLLPDSKAVVEQFRKNGTEPEGYTLYAYASIQALAAGFNGAKSNKGEDAAKWLKANPVQTVMGKKEWDTKGDLKISDYVVYQWDKDGKYHQLEKQK, from the coding sequence ATGTCCCAGACGTTTTACAAGAAAGGTTTTCTGGCCCTCGCCGTTGCAGCGGCGCTGGGTGTTTCTACGTTTGTTCAAGCTGATGTGAAAATCGGTGTGGCAGGCCCTATGACGGGCGCCAACGCCGCTTTCGGTGAGCAGTACATGAAGGGTGCCCAGGCGGCAGCCGATGAGGTCAACAAGGCGGGTGGCATCAACGGCGAGAAGATCGTATTGGTGGCCGGCGATGACGCCTGCGAGCCAAAACAGGCAGTGGCGGTGGCTAACCGTCTGGCCGACCAGGACAAAGTGATCGGCGTGGTCGGGCACTTCTGCTCGTCCAACACCATCCCCGCCTCCGAGGTGTATGACGAAGCAGGCATCATCGCAATCACCCCAGGCTCTACCAACCCACAGGTGACCGAGCGCGGCCTGGGCGCCATGTTCCGCATGTGCGGGCGTGACGACCAGCAAGGCATCGTTGCCGGCGACTACATCGTCGACGTGCTCAAGGGCAAGAAAATCGCGGTCATCAACGACAAGGACACCTACGGCAAAGGCCTGGCCGACGCCACCGCGGCTCAGCTGACCAAGCGCGGCGTGAAGCCGGTGCTCGAAGAAGGCCTGACCCGTGGCGAGAAAGACTTCAGCGCCCTGGTCACCAAGATCCGCTCCCTGGGCGCCGACGTCGTGTACTTCGGTGGCCTGCATCCTGAAGCCGGCCCGCTGGTTCGCCAGATCCGTGAAGCCGGCCTGAAAGACGTCAAGTTCATGTCCGATGACGGCGTGGTCACCGACGAACTGGTAGCGACCGCCGGTGGCGCGCAGTACGTGGACGGCGTGTACATGACCTTCGGCGCCGACCCGCGCCTGCTGCCGGACAGCAAGGCTGTGGTGGAGCAATTCCGCAAAAACGGCACCGAGCCGGAAGGCTACACCCTGTACGCCTACGCCTCGATTCAGGCCCTGGCCGCCGGCTTCAACGGTGCCAAGTCCAACAAGGGCGAGGATGCTGCCAAGTGGTTGAAGGCCAACCCGGTCCAGACCGTCATGGGCAAGAAAGAGTGGGACACCAAGGGCGACCTGAAAATCTCCGACTACGTGGTGTACCAGTGGGACAAAGACGGCAAATACCACCAGCTGGAAAAGCAGAAGTAA
- a CDS encoding ABC transporter permease subunit yields the protein MDGIFLQQLVNGLTLGSVYGLIAIGYTMVYGIIGMINFAHGEVYMISAYLAAISLALLAYFGIESFPLLILGTLIFTVVVTGVYGWVIERVAYKPLRNSTRLAPLISAIGISLILQNYAQIAQGAKQQGIPTLLAGAWRVDIGTGFVQLTYTKVFILVAAFAGMALLTYIIKYTKLGRMCRATQQDRKMASILGINTDRVISYVFVIGAAMAALAGVLITLNYGTFDFYAGFIIGIKAFTAAVLGGIGSLPGAMLGGIILGISESLFSGLINSDYKDVFSFSLLVVILIFRPQGLLGRPLVAKV from the coding sequence ATGGATGGTATTTTCCTGCAGCAACTGGTCAATGGCCTGACCCTCGGGTCGGTCTACGGCCTGATCGCCATCGGCTATACAATGGTCTATGGCATCATTGGCATGATCAACTTCGCCCACGGCGAGGTTTATATGATTTCCGCTTACCTCGCGGCGATCAGTCTGGCACTGCTGGCTTACTTCGGCATCGAATCCTTCCCGCTGCTCATTCTCGGCACCCTGATCTTCACCGTGGTCGTCACCGGCGTGTACGGTTGGGTCATCGAGCGTGTCGCCTACAAGCCGCTGCGTAACTCCACTCGACTGGCTCCGCTGATCAGCGCCATCGGCATTTCGCTGATTCTGCAGAACTACGCGCAGATCGCCCAGGGCGCCAAGCAACAAGGCATTCCCACCCTGCTGGCCGGCGCCTGGCGCGTCGATATCGGCACCGGGTTCGTGCAACTGACCTACACCAAAGTGTTCATCCTCGTGGCGGCCTTCGCCGGCATGGCGTTGCTCACCTACATCATCAAATACACCAAGCTTGGCCGCATGTGCCGGGCCACCCAGCAAGACCGCAAGATGGCCTCGATCCTGGGCATCAACACCGACCGCGTGATCTCCTACGTATTCGTCATCGGCGCCGCCATGGCCGCGCTGGCCGGCGTGCTGATCACCCTCAATTACGGCACCTTCGACTTCTATGCCGGCTTCATCATCGGCATCAAGGCATTTACCGCAGCGGTACTCGGCGGCATCGGCTCCCTGCCTGGGGCGATGCTGGGCGGGATCATCCTGGGTATCTCCGAGTCGCTGTTTTCGGGGTTGATCAACTCCGACTACAAAGACGTGTTCAGTTTCTCCCTGCTGGTGGTGATTCTGATTTTCCGTCCCCAGGGCCTGCTTGGTCGCCCACTCGTGGCGAAGGTGTAA
- the livM gene encoding high-affinity branched-chain amino acid ABC transporter permease LivM: protein MSAAKSIDIKKSVVDTVLAGLISLIVFGPIVGVVLDGYSFNLEPARVATLVAIVMIGRFALSLFLQTPKGVKILQGFESSGSGVHVLPPDYKSRLRWIIPALIVIAIVFPIFANKYLLTVVILGLIYVLLGLGLNIVVGLAGLLDLGYVAFYAIGAYGLALGYQYLGLGFWTVLPLAAIAAALAGCILGFPVLRMHGDYLAIVTLGFGEIIRLVLNNWLSFTGGPNGMPVPSPTFLGLEFGKRAKDGGIPFHEFFGIDYNPNIKFMFIYIVLFLVVLAVLYIKHRLTRMPVGRAWEALREDEIACRSMGLNHVLVKLSAFTIGASTAGLAGVFFASYQGFVNPSSFTFFESALILAIVVLGGMGSTVGVVIAAFVLTVAPELLRSFSEYRVLLFGVLMVVMMIWRPRGLIRISRTGVTPRKGVAP, encoded by the coding sequence ATGTCTGCTGCCAAATCTATCGATATCAAGAAAAGTGTGGTCGATACGGTCCTCGCCGGGCTGATTTCCCTGATCGTGTTCGGTCCGATCGTCGGCGTGGTACTCGACGGCTACAGCTTCAACCTGGAACCGGCGCGCGTGGCCACGCTGGTGGCCATTGTGATGATCGGGCGCTTTGCCCTCAGCCTGTTCCTGCAAACCCCCAAGGGCGTGAAGATCCTGCAGGGTTTCGAAAGCAGCGGCTCCGGCGTGCACGTGTTGCCGCCGGACTACAAGTCGCGGCTGCGCTGGATCATCCCGGCCCTGATCGTGATCGCCATCGTGTTCCCGATCTTCGCCAACAAGTACCTGCTGACCGTGGTGATCCTCGGGCTGATCTACGTCCTGCTCGGCCTGGGCTTGAACATCGTGGTGGGCCTGGCCGGTCTGCTCGACCTGGGTTACGTGGCCTTCTACGCCATCGGCGCCTACGGCCTGGCGCTGGGTTACCAATACCTTGGCCTGGGGTTCTGGACGGTGCTGCCGCTGGCGGCCATCGCGGCGGCGCTGGCGGGGTGCATACTCGGCTTCCCGGTGCTGCGAATGCACGGTGACTACCTGGCCATCGTGACCCTGGGCTTCGGTGAAATCATCCGCCTGGTGCTCAACAACTGGCTGTCGTTCACCGGTGGCCCGAACGGCATGCCGGTGCCTTCGCCGACCTTCCTGGGGCTCGAGTTCGGCAAGCGTGCCAAGGATGGTGGCATTCCGTTCCACGAGTTCTTCGGCATCGATTACAACCCCAACATCAAGTTCATGTTCATCTACATCGTGCTGTTCCTGGTGGTGCTGGCCGTGCTGTACATCAAGCACCGCCTGACGCGCATGCCGGTCGGGCGCGCCTGGGAAGCCTTGCGTGAAGACGAAATTGCCTGCCGCTCCATGGGCCTGAACCACGTGCTGGTCAAGCTCTCGGCGTTCACCATCGGGGCCTCCACGGCCGGTTTGGCCGGGGTGTTCTTCGCCAGCTACCAGGGCTTCGTCAACCCGTCGTCGTTCACCTTCTTCGAATCGGCATTGATCCTGGCCATCGTGGTACTGGGCGGCATGGGCTCCACGGTCGGTGTGGTGATTGCGGCGTTCGTGCTGACCGTTGCGCCTGAGCTGCTGCGCAGCTTCTCCGAGTACCGCGTGCTGCTGTTTGGCGTGTTGATGGTGGTGATGATGATCTGGCGACCGCGCGGTTTGATCCGCATCAGCCGTACCGGTGTGACACCACGTAAAGGAGTGGCGCCATGA
- a CDS encoding ABC transporter ATP-binding protein: protein MSKEVVLSVEHLMMHFGGIKALSDVSLKVKRNSIFALIGPNGAGKTTVFNCLTGFYKASGGKIELNVRGKQTNVIQLLGERFQATDFVSPKSFLSRVYYKMFGGTHLVNRAGLARTFQNIRLFKEMSVLENLLVAQHMWVNRNMLAGILNTKGYRKAESDALDHAFYWLEVVDLVDCANRLAGELSYGQQRRLEIARAMCTRPQIICLDEPAAGLNPQETEALSAMIRLLRDEHDLTVVLIEHDMGMVMSISDHIVVLDHGNVIAEGGPDAIRNDPKVIAAYLGADEEELV, encoded by the coding sequence ATGAGCAAGGAAGTCGTCCTTTCCGTTGAACACCTGATGATGCACTTCGGTGGCATCAAGGCCTTGAGCGACGTGAGCCTCAAGGTCAAGCGCAACTCGATCTTCGCCCTGATCGGCCCCAACGGCGCAGGCAAGACCACCGTGTTCAACTGCCTCACCGGTTTCTACAAAGCCAGTGGCGGCAAGATCGAACTCAACGTGCGTGGCAAGCAGACCAACGTGATCCAGTTGTTGGGCGAGCGCTTCCAGGCCACCGATTTCGTGTCGCCGAAAAGCTTCCTCAGCCGGGTGTACTACAAGATGTTCGGCGGCACTCACCTGGTGAACCGCGCCGGCCTGGCGCGCACCTTCCAGAACATTCGCCTGTTCAAGGAAATGTCGGTGCTGGAAAACCTGCTGGTGGCCCAGCACATGTGGGTCAACCGCAACATGCTCGCGGGTATCCTCAACACCAAGGGCTACCGCAAGGCTGAAAGCGATGCGCTCGACCATGCATTCTACTGGCTGGAAGTGGTGGACCTGGTGGACTGCGCCAACCGCCTCGCCGGTGAGCTTTCCTACGGCCAGCAGCGCCGCCTGGAAATCGCCCGCGCGATGTGCACGCGACCGCAGATCATCTGCCTGGATGAACCGGCAGCCGGCCTCAACCCTCAGGAAACCGAAGCCCTCAGCGCGATGATTCGCCTGCTGCGCGACGAACACGACCTCACAGTGGTGCTGATCGAACACGACATGGGCATGGTGATGAGTATTTCCGACCACATCGTGGTGCTGGACCACGGCAACGTTATTGCCGAAGGCGGGCCGGATGCGATCCGCAACGACCCGAAAGTGATTGCCGCCTACCTGGGCGCGGACGAAGAGGAACTCGTATGA